In Camelina sativa cultivar DH55 chromosome 13, Cs, whole genome shotgun sequence, the genomic window ATATTCCTCTGTGagaccaagaaaaaaagagattacTTAGAGAATGTGGTAGGACATTTAGGATACTTTGACTTGCACACGGTGGAACCAACAGGGAAGAGTGGTGGTCTGGCATTAATGTGGAGAGACTCGGTGGGGATTAAAATACTTCATTCAGATAAGAGGATCATTGATGTGCAAGTGAAATGGCAGGATAAAGTCTTCTACCTGTTGTGTATCTATGGTGACCCTGTTAGAGGCGCAAGAGGAGGTGTTTGGGAAAGATTGACAAGGATAGGGATCTCTAGAAGTGGACCATGATGTTAACAGGCGATTTTCAACGAATTGGTGGATCCATCAGAGAAGATAGGAGGGCCGAGAAGAGAGATGGCAACATGTCTGGAATTTCAACAAATGCTTCGAGCATGTGGCCTTTGGGAGATCAAACACAGAGGTTATCAGTTCTCCTGGTTTGGGAACAGGAACGACGAACTGGTGCAGTGCAGATTGGACAGAACAGTTGCAAACCAAGAATGGTCTAAGTTATTCCCACAAGGACAAGCCACCTATCTTAAGAAAGTAAGTTCGGATCACAGTCCATTGATAAATTCTCTGATGGGTGAAAACTGGAGGAAATGGGCTAGCTTTAAATATGATCAGCGATGGGTGCAAAGGGAAGGATTCGTGAATCATTTCAATCACGTGTGGAGCTCAGAAGAAGTGCGACAAGCGGATTCTTTAGTCGCAAAAATATCTTTATGCAGAAAAGGTATATCAAGATGGAAAAGACAGAGTAAGCCAAATTCTGCGATTAGAATCCAGTCTCTGCATCACCAGATTGATCTTGCTACCCAACAAAGACACTATAACCCAGCTGAAGTGCATCGGCTCAAACAAGATCTTAATGCAGACATCTTCGAGAAGAAATCTTCTGGCAGCAAAAGAGCCGATCTAGTTGGTTGAACAATGGGGACAAAAATACCAAGTACTTTCATGCAACGACCAAAAATAGAAGAGCCCAAAACAGGATCCAAATTTTAGAAGATGATGAAGGTAAACAATGGTCTGCTGATAAAGATCTTGGAAGAGTGGCTGAGCAGTTTTTCCGGAAGTTGTATACTTCTGAAGATGTGGGATATAAACTGCAGATGATGTCAGACATAATTCCTCCTATTTCCAGGGAGATGAATGAGTATCTTCTGGCTGAAGTAACAGTGGAAGAGGTTAAGAGAGCTGTTTTTGACATCAATCCAAATAAATGTCCAGGCCCAGATGGAATGACAGGTTTCTTTTTTCAACAGTTTTGGGATGTCATTGGCGAGGACATAGTTAATATGGTCAAGAAGTTCTTTCAATCAGGCAAATTGGAGAAGGATATTAACAGAACAAACATCTGCCTGATTCCGAAGAAGTTGAAAGTAGTGAAGCTCGTGGAGTTCCGGCCAATAAGTCTAAGTAATGTGGTGTACAAAATCATCAGTAAAGTGATGGCAAAGCGCTTGACGAGTATATTGCCAGACATCATTTCAGAAACGCAAGCAGCTTTTATCAAGGGAAGACTTATCACTGATAATATCCTGATAGCTCATGAACTCCTTCATGCGCTTAGCTCAAGTAATAAATGTGCGGAGGAGTTTATAGCCATCAAAACTGATCTATCAAAAGCTTTCGATAGAGTTGAGTGGCAGTTTCTAGATGATGCTATGCAATCCTTGGGCTTCTCTGACCATTGGCGGGCTATGATTATGGAGTGTGTGAGCAGTGTTCAGTATCAAGTCCTCATTAATGGGTCCCCGTATGGAGATATTCGACCAACAAGAGGCCTCCGCCAAGGGGACCCATTATCACCATACCTATTCCTCATTTGCACCGAAATGCTAGTTAAGATGTTCCAGCATGCTGAGAATAATGGGAAGATAACTGGATTGCAAGTTGCAAGAGGTGCTCCTCCTATCACCAACCTCCTATTTGCTGATGATAGCATATTTTACTGCAAGAAATCAGACTCAGAGATCAGTCAAGTAATCAGTATTATTGAGGAGTACAGTCTTGCATCGGGTCAGCAGGTAAATTACGAGAAGTCCAGTGTGTATTTCGGGAAGCTTATCCCAGAGGAGGAACGAGGGAACATCAAACATAATCTGGGGATAAATCAAGAAGGAGGGGAGGGTATTTACCTTGGATTACAGGAATCATTTAAGGGTTCCAAGGTTAATACGCTGAGCTACCTCAAGGAGCGCATGCATCAAAAGGTCAACGGATGGCAATCTCTGTTTTTGTCACCTGGAGGAAAGGAAGTTCTTTTAAAGGCAGTAGCCATGGCTTTGCCAACACACACGATGTCATGTTTTAAGCTTCCCACAGCAATATGCAAGCAATTGACTTCTGTAATGTCAGATTTCTGGTGGCAAAACAAACAGGATTCGAGAGATATGCACTGGACTGCCTGGGAGAAACTGAGTAAGCCAAAAGCTGTGGGAGGACTAGGTTTTCGAGATATTGAGGATTTCAATCTCGCGTTATTGGGGAAGCAGCTTTGGAGAATGATCACACACAAGGATTCTTTGCTTGCAAGAGTTTACAAAAGTCGATACTTCAAGCACTCAGACCCTCTGTCTGCCTCTTTAGGGAACCGTCCCTCTTTTGCCTGGAGAAGTATACATGCTTCACAAAAGATAATCAAACAAGAAGCGAGAGCAGTAATAGGGAATGAAGCAAGTGTTAACATCTGGCAGCATCAGTGGGTCGAAGAAAAACCAAGTAGAGGAATCAGTCGGATGAAAGTGATCTCTCCACAATTCCAGCAGATAGCCTCTTCAGTGAATTCTGTGCAGGATCTACTACTACCTTCTGGTAAGGATTGGAATGAGGCCCTATTAGACCTTTTGTTTGAAGATGCGGACAAAGTTTGTATAAGGGAATTAAGACCGGGTGGTGCAACCACCAAAGATGTCTATGCATGGGATTACTCAAGGTCCGGCCATTATAGTGTCAAGTCTGGGTATTGGGTAGCAACTCAGGTGATAAAGGGGAAGGATCAACCTCAATTTGTGCTTCAGCCCAGCTTGGATCTCTTATACCAACAAATATGGAAGCTGGATACACCGCCAAAACTACACCACTTTATTTGGAGATGTATAAGCAATAACCTCTCAGTTGCAGGGCAATGGACCCTGTTTTTAGCTATTGAAAACTACACGATGTTAGTATTTTGTAAAACGGGGAGAAGAAGactaatcttaaaaaaaaaaaaaaaaaaaaaaggaataacgACAAAAATAAGTTAAAATCCAACGGCTGAGGATATCCATCCACCTTGGCCCCCGTCTGTCTCAACCAGTCGGTCAAAAAGTCAACAGTATgcggacttttttttttttttcacaaaagaaaaaaaaaaagatgattatttattttgacCCCTCTACTTTTTTAAATAACCCCTCTTCCCCCCGTATATTACATCCCAAATTGAGAGTGCCGACAcgttttggggatgaaatcGATAGATTATAAAGTAAAGGGGTGAGAAAGTaaagattacaaaaaataagaaaactgtCGGTCCATTTAACTAAGGTTAAGGGTTATTTATTTGATCAGGGTATGTAGTTAAGCACctgtgattatatatatttatgcagGAGGTCCTACATTAAACCGAGTCGACCGTCGGTGACTCAAAGCGAGTCACGTAGACCGAGTTCTCTCcgggttcttttttttattttatttaattttaaatattattaatttagtcTCACACAAAGTTCCATCCTTTCTTCTATttataaactaagaaaaataaCGAAGATAAAATAACCATCGTTTtggtgagagaagaagagaagaagaataaggcCCTATGGAAAGATAATACtctgtttccattttttttttctttctgaaaatatacacagagaaagagagagagaagagacatGGCGGATTCAAGCGATTCTGTCTCCATTGATATGGAGGCATTGTCTCTTGGAGGACaggtaccattttttttttctttttattgtacTGAGAAATTACGGGAAGAGGAATACATGAGAAATTTTGGTTTCTGCATTCTTCGAGCTTGCTGCTTTGCTCCCTGATGATtctgctttatttgtttttattttttggttagagtatgaattttttttttttttgtatagcaAAATTTGGAATTTGTTTGATAgtagaagaacaacaacaatgctGCGTTATTTGTTCATGTTTTGCtaatttttgtattgttttgaagcttttgttgttgtcggtggtgatatatatatatatatatatatatatatccgaaGTTACGAAATGTGCTGTTCATTatctgattcttttttttttttctttgaggttcttgagatttttgtattttctggGTTTCTCATGTTTTCCGCAATTCATGCCTTAATTGACACACCTTCATTTTAtaacatgtgtttttttttttttccctttctaaTTTGATCCAATTCTTgatcaaaaattatttatatttcacaTTCGTTCTTCTCATTGCAATTAAATTCCCCATAACGAGGTTTTGGTTCCACTGTTGAATGGTTTAACTTtaatgatcctttttttttttgaccaaaaattcTGATTTTTATGGGAAACTTTGCTAGTACTTTGTTTAGTTAAGGGAATGAATTTTACTACTAggtgtggtgtggtgtggtgtggtCCTAATTCTATGCATGTTATTTACTTTACGCCTTTCATTTATTTCTCATTAGAAAATTTCAGTCACCGACTTAAATTCTtcgcttgttgttgttgttgtaggaaCACCTTGTGGAGACTACTTATGGCCCTGTATGTGTTGCCGTTTGCGGAGATCCTGATAAACCTGCTCTTATCACATATCCTGATATTGGCTTAAACTgtaagcatatatatacatattctttTCTATTCATCTTCCCCCGCTATACTTGGACTAGTTTAGTAAATACTATGATTTTAGCAAATGTAAGATGCATCTTCTTGATTTGGTGCTTGTTTCTTCTTGACAGATATGTTCTGTTTTCAAGGATTATTGTTTTGTCCTGAAGCTAGTTCCTTGTTACTCCACAACTTTTGCATATATCACATCAGTCCTCTTGGCCATGAGGTTGGTAAAACTGGACTCTGTGACcatcttttaaatatatatatatatatatatttctggtATTTTTATCCGCTGTGACATTCCTTCCATTGTTATATGCAAATTCATATCCCTTATTACATCGTTTTCTTCAAGAGTCATTGCAGTTGGGAGCTCCGATAATCAGTGTTGATGCTCCTTTGCTCTCTGCTGATGACTTAGCCGACCAGATTGTTGAGGTTCTTAATTTTTTCGGGTAATTAATTCATCTCACATATCGTTTATCTATGCCTCTTTGTTACAAAAGTCTTTCTATGGAGACTCACAGAAGAAAGAGCggctaattttttgtttttattctaacATAATTTTCTCCTTATTTATTTGCTTATTGTCTCTTCTCCAGACTTGGTGCAGTAATGTGTATGGGTGTCACTGCAGGAGCTTACATTCTGACCTTATTTGCTGTAAGTACAGTAATGGTACTCCCCCTTACACTTATCACTTAACTTGAtgtccaaattttaattttgcttGAAAACTTAATTTTTCCAGATGAAGTACAGGCAGAGAGTTCTGGGTTTAATACTTATCTCTCCACTGTGCCAAGCGCCTTCTTGGTCAGAATGGTTGTGCAATAAGGTTTTTTTCCTCACTAAGatatcttctttgttttttttttcttcctggCTTGGGGTTATGGCCTTGATTCTCTAATTCTCATATCAGATCTTCCTTAACTTATTATGCAGGTTCTGTCTAATTTACTCTACTACTATGGCACGTGTGGAGTGGTTAAGGAATTGTTACTAAAACGGTACTTCAGCAAGGTATAGTTTTGGATTCAAAGGTTTCTTGTAAATAGTTTGTAACAATTTTCGAATTGTTTCTCAATACACTATTCTTACTTTGGTTTAGACAAATGATAAAGCTTTGACATATGTTCTCATAGGAAGTTCGAGGTAATGGTCAAGTTCCAGAATCGGATATTGTTCAAGAATGCAGAAGGGTTAGTAAAATCTGTCTTCTCTTTTCTTGCAAATTCTGCGATGCTTACATTTCGAAGTAAAATTTACATGTTGTTCTTTATTCTTTGACTATCCAGTTACTTTGTGAGCGGCAGAGTACAAATGTATGGAGATTCCTTGAGGCAATCAACGGGTAATTCTCTAGTTTTTCTCTGTTGATTTCATTCCCGGACTATAGTCTTAAGCTGATAGAAATAGTATGTTTGTGGTTTGGGTGAAACAGGAGAGTGGATCTTAGTGAAGGTTTAAGGAAATTGCAATGCAGAACTCTCATATTCATCGGTGAAAATTCTGCATACCACTCCGAGGCCGTTCACATGACCACCAAACTAGACAGACGATATGGTGCATTAGTCGAGGTACCATAATGCTAACACATAATGCCTCTTTTTAACGTTTTTGGTTTGAAACAAActtcagtttggttttggtttttatggtgACCCTAAATCATATTACATATAACAGGTGCAGGGAAGTGGGTCGTTGGTAAGTGAAGAACAACCACAGGCGATGGTAATACCAATGGAATACTTTTTGATGGGATATGGCTTGTATCGTCCGACACAGAGCGTAAGTCCGAGAAGTCCTTTGAGCCCAACCCGAATCTCTCCCGAGCTTCTCTCCCCTGAGAACATGGGCTTAAAACTCAAGCCAATTAAGACAAGACTCGCTCTATAGCCCTGCCTCCTCTGCtacacacatttatatatacaacaagtGAATCATACGCCACATAAAATCACCACTGTTGAAGTTGGAGCTGTTCCTCTGTTATGATTTAAGCTGTAGATATAGACAGACATATTGATCATCTATATATAGTGGAGAGAGTAAGAAGAGTAAAGAAAAGGGGATGGGGAAGGGATTGATATATGgtagagtgagagagactacAGATCTCTTATATTTTGATTCATTAAAAGTTAGTCTCTAAAGGTTTATTTTTGTGGTAGCTGTTCTTGTTCTCTGTACATTCagttgaataaattatttaagtaAAATCCCCATACTATTTTAAATTAGCTCTCTTTCAATACCATACATGTATTGTATGTCCTTGTGCTGATAAAACAGTGGTGAAAAAGACTTTGCTGATTCGGGGACAAAAGTGCTTTTTCGTTTACTAGCAGACAACCTTTGACTTCGAGCTGATTCTATTCTCTCATATAATTTTGGTTGCACAAAGTACAGTGGTATAGATTgagtatatactgtatatgattacaagagaacaaaatcaaacttgttTCGTGACGGATGattacataaagaaaagaaaaaaaggaaacaatactAATTACAATGGAAACAAATGGGTTGTGGCCTTGTGGGTTAGTTACTCCCAAGGAAACAAGCAATGTTAGTGTTAAAATCTggctcttttttcttcttctgtaccACATACAGCtttcttgcttttgttttctttttgtcaaaattgGTGTACCAAACTTCAGTTGAGAAGAAGCATTCTGGTTTTCAAGAGCTATGGGATTGGCGTGACATTAGAATCATCCGTTGTTTACTGCTTTCTGATCTTACGATTTCTCCTTTCTGACCAATACCAAGAGGCGTTttcatttagttatatatatgatacaaacGACTAATGaaccaaccaaaaaacaaaccaagTTACCTCTATAGTACTGTCTGGAGAAAACCACTTTAACAATATCCCTAGATGCACAACTGCTGGAATCATTTTGAAAACCAGCGGTGTTGTAACCTGCCAAAACCATCAACCATACCAACTCAGCTACTTACTTGAACACATATGGAGAAGAGGCAACAGAAAGTTATTTGATCATACCAGGCTTAGAGCAGTTGTCCCGAGGAGAAGCAAATAGAGTTTCCCCtgaaaatttatataactttGAGCTTCTTTCTACAGAATACCTTTTATAATCTTAAATCCTACTATGTGTAATGGTCCAAGGAGGAGCAAGTTGTGTTACTTACTTCGATGAGGTGAAGATTGGAGGCACGGCTAAGTAGCACAAAGGCAAACTCCCCTATCTGAGCCAGAGATATTCCAACCTGCATCAATTTGACACGGGATGGTAAGAAACAGAGTATATGAAAGCAAATATGACAGATCATAATTAATGTGAGACATAATATTTTACCAGGAGAGCCGTCTTGTTGTTGTATCCAAATCCCTTGACAACGGTTGTAACTATTGTTGTCTTTATGATAATTACTAATATTACAGAGGCTAACAGTATATCCACATGAGTCCACAGAAAATGGACATTAACTAACATCCCAATGCTGGCTAGGAAAAGCGCAGCAAACAGATTACGGATGGGTTCGATCTGCATAAATATAAGGTGTCTCAGTTAGACTATGGACTGTGAAAGGGTTTTAAAATTGGAAGTTCGTCAACTCGTTATTTCCTATCCATCACATTCACCCCCTACAAGAACCTAGACTAGGATCAAACTCCgactctctttctctatctctcatCAGAGAACACTAAGAACAGTTGTGAGAgtagaaaaaaagaatctaGATGGATATCATTCAGcttcaattaatataaacagGAGAACAATAAGGCCTTTTTGGTAACATGTGGTCAAAACGTACTTGCTCCAACGTATGTTCAGCGAGATCAGTGGTGGATATCATGACCCCCGCGGCAAAAGAACCCAATTCAAGACTTAATCCCAGCTTATCACTACACTGAAATCATAAAAGACCAGTCAAAACAAACATGTTGACAAAAACTTAATCCCACCTTACCATTacagtaaaagaaaaagaaaaatcataaaccaatatgCTGACATAATGATACACACCAGATAAGAGAAGGAACGCACACATGATAATCTTGATGaacacataatataaaatggaTACTGACAATGAAGTatatgaggaagaggaaggttAAGTAAGACTCACCCAGGCTACAAGTAGACAAAACGCAACAGCTGCTAACTGATAGAGTTCATTTGTCTGATAGATGAAGAAAAATTTTAGGTTAATCTACAAACTTGATTTATTGAACCGGAAGATAGGGAAAAGAATCTTGAGAGGAAAAATCATGTACCTGTGAGGACAAGCTGACCATTAGCTTCAGCAACCAAGGAATACATGTCCGTGATAATATTGACAAAACAGCCAAAAACGAAAGCAACACAACCACCCTAGATAAAAGACAGTAAAGGCATGATTAACATCAAATCTTTAGAATGCGCCTTGAGAGCAAAAACTCTACCAGTCTTTACTTACACTTTTCCCATCGACAACATTCCATGGACAATGCCAGAATTTCCCTCAAGAACTGGAAGCAACGCAAACAGCAAACCCACAGCACAGTCCTAGAAACAGATGGTAAAATCAAACCTCCAAATCATTTGAAAAGGAATTCTACAATAATTGGTCACTATTTGACTGCCATATGAACACTATTTGATCTAGAAAAACAATGGACATTACATGTTGATGTAAAGAACAATCAGGTACCTGAAGAATAAGTATTCCAATTGTAACTTGGCCATGAAGAGaattagttgaatttttttccATGAGAAACTTCAGCACCTATAGTTTCAAGGCAGAAACACATGACGGATACAaaaccaaatattaaaaagaaagccAGCTAATGGAAGTGGTTATAAGCATTATAAACTTCACTGAAATTACCACAGCAGTTGATGACATTGACAAAAATGCTCCTACAAATACCCCCTCCGAATGTTTACCACCACATAACTGCAAACAGGACCAGTTTAAAACATGTCACAGAGAGTATAATTTTCAAAGACAAATCTTGCTACATAACCCAACTGTCGCACATAGAATAAAGGAGACAGAGGTCGCCAATTGTCCATGACGAAAAATGAGAGCAGAACTTTTTTGTCCAGAACCAGTAATAAAAAAGTGACGCACCGACACTGTGATTCCGCACAAGAACATGaataaaagaatttgaaaaaggCCTCCCAGAACAGCAACTGATCGAACAACTTTAAGCTACATAGAAGAGGAAAGGTGCTAGTGTTTGTTATGTAACATTTGAATacaacactaagtaaataaaagaGGGATCTCACCTTAGCAGTGGAGAACTCTAGACCCAAAGCAAAGAGCAGAAATACCACACCAAACTGGGCGACTGTTTCAACCTACATAAATAATCATGTCAAAAAGAAAGCGCAAAAACCACATGTAGGatcacatatatgtatatatgaaaatacaTTCTCATCTCGGCGGCAGTCTAATGCTCTAGATTTTCTATTCAATGAAGAACTAAGGTCTATCTAATGCATCATCAGAtgataaaaactaaatttgttttgACCCACAGAAGAAAGAGTTCCAAGTCAAAGACGCCTGTCTTGCTGTGTGCAATATCTTAGTCAAAGTCCCTCAGAAGAAAATAGTTTGTAAACTTGTGTTGACCACCTAACTAAGCATTCCAGACCATAAGAGGAATCTATCAATCAAAGTTATTTGGACTGAACGAAGACTCAAATCTTTTGACGTCAAACACAAAGCATACCTGGACCATTTCACTGATAAGGTTCAATCCTCCAGGCCCGATGATTGATCCTGCTAGCAAATATCCAGTTATCACCTGAATATGCACAAAATATTTAACAACTATCAGAATACCGATAAATCATACTTACACCTAAAATTATAATGTAAGAGAATAGGAGTAGCACGAAAATCAGACCGGCTGTCCAGCACAAGCAAAGGCGATACCACCACAAGTTGCAGATACAATAACAACCACCAGGTCTGATATCAGTCTGTACATGGCATAAGAAGCAAAGTCAGATGATTAATTCCGGATTGCAGAGTCTTGTCTATAAAGAATCATGTTCAAACAAATTACTTAAAACCAAGAATCTTGCCTCAAGTCTAGCTGCAACACTGGATACTTTGACTTGGAATTAGATATGATGAAGACATTGTCCTGACACAACGCCAAAATTNTTCAACCTACATAAATAATCATGTCAAAAAGAAAGCGCAAAAACCACATGTAGGatcacatatatgtatatatgaaaatacaTTCTCATCTCGGCGGCAGTCTAATGCTCTAGATTTTCTATTCAATGAAGAACTAAGGTCTATCTAATGCATCATCAGAtgataaaaactaaatttgttttgACCCACAGAAGAAAGAGTTCCAAGTCAAAGACGCCTGTCTTGCTGTGTGCAATATCTTAGTCAAAGTCCCTCAGAAGAAAATAGTTTGTAAACTTGTGTTGACCACCTAACTAAGCATTCCAGACCATAAGAGGAATCTATCAATCAAAGTTATTTGGACTGAACGAAGACTCAAATCTTTTGACGTCAAACACAAAGCATACCTGGACCATTTCACTGATAAGGTTCAATCCTCCAGGCCCGATGATTGATCCTGCTAGCAAATATCCAGTTATCACCTGAATATGCACAAAATATTTAACAACTATCAGAATACCGATAAATCATACTTACACCTAAAATTATAATGTAAGAGAATAGGAGTAGCACGAAAATCAGACCGGCTGTCCAGCACAAGCAAAGGCGATACCACCACAAGTTGCAGATACAATAACAACCACCAGGTCTGATATCAGTCTGTACATGGCATAAGAAGCAAAGTCAGATGATTAATTCCGGATTGCAGAGTCTTGTCTATAAAGAATCATGTTCAAACAAATTACTTAAAACCAAGAATCTTGCCTCAAGTCTAGCTGCAACACTGGATACTTTGACTTGGAATTAGATATGATGAAGACATTGTCCTGACACAACGCCAAAATTCCCAAGTAAGAACGaatacaacaaaccaaaactcAGTCTTCCTGTGCAAAAAACTTACTTTTCGATCAATCAGAGTTGGAGTGTCCTCAGCTCTGTTATCATTGTTCAAGTTGAAAACGTCATGGAGTTGAAAATGCCTACGGTAAATTAGATAAACTCTTAACACATCTTGAGTTATTACAGAACATCACAGAAGGTCATGTAAAGGAAACTATACAAATAGAAACGATAAGTAGAATAGAATTGTACTTCTCCTCTTTCGtctcatttttctttgttgactttACTCTGGCTACAGTTTCCAGAACAGCCTGATCACCACAAGGTTAACAACCAACCTCACATTCAGATACTCATCTTATGCAATAAATGAGAGACATAGTCAGAATCTAAAAAAGCAAGCTTTTACTATAATTCCAAGTAAAAGACACAGGAGTGTTTTTGAAACTGCTCGAATTTCCTATAAAGAAGAACTTGAAAGTATCCAACTACGTATGTATTAAAAACAGGAAAAGTTCCTAAATTTGCATATATCAATGAAGGACATGATACACTGTTGTCCAGCTTATACTACCAACCTGCTGGCCAGCTACACTGTTGTTGAAGCTTCCAGGATCAGCCCCTGCCACgaatataacaacaacaagatcagaaaacaacaaataatttcgAGTAGTAAAGGGTAAAGAAGAGACGCATTATCCCATTTCAGGAAACCAATCAGAAAATGTATCTCGTTATGTAATCTTTCTCGATCTAGAAGAAGCATATACTATTCCCACAGTTGGAGAAATCCCAAAAAGGAAAGGCGAATGTGGGGGTTAATCTAAGTTCCCAATTTGGCAATGGATCACGGATCCAATGCAGGATCTAACTCATGAATTGAATGATTCAATCAAAAACGAGTGAAGGCTCAGAAACCAGACCAATTCTAGTATCCAACAATGGCCATTTCAACTctccaaaagtaaaaaaaaaaaaaataagaaagagagtAACCTTCATTCTGGTCGCTTTCGTTGAACTCTTTCTCGAGAGCACGATCGATGATGTCGGCGAAGCTACCTTCCTTGGGtttaacaagagaagaagaaccgtTGAGAGATGCGACGACGGAAGAGGAGTTGACGGAAACGGTTTCTTCAAACAGATCCGAATCAGAGAAAGATCGAGGAGACGCGAcggagaagcagaggaagagtGAGAGTAAAAGTAAGAGGATAACGACTTCAgaggatcttcttcttcttcctcctcctccttccacCATGGCTGGCAGAAGAACTGGTTCTGGATTAAACCGGTCCGGTGCAAACGGTTAGCAGAAGAACCGGTGTACCGACCGTCGCGAGTCTCTCGATCGAGAGAGAGTGGGCAAGAGAgcgggggaaaaaaaaagagagagatttgctGCAGCAGTGCTGTGGTCAACAACTAGTCcatataatataagattgattatatacatattagactatattgtatattttttactatatagtattattacaaaattaattatcgGATGATGTTTCTTTGTATTATTACTAACATGAATGGgtctttcttgtttattattGCTTTGGAATTTGGATTAGGACAtaacatcttt contains:
- the LOC104735193 gene encoding K(+) efflux antiporter 6-like isoform X1 yields the protein MVEGGGGRRRRSSEVVILLLLLSLFLCFSVASPRSFSDSDLFEETVSVNSSSVVASLNGSSSLVKPKEGSFADIIDRALEKEFNESDQNEGADPGSFNNSVAGQQAVLETVARVKSTKKNETKEEKHFQLHDVFNLNNDNRAEDTPTLIDRKDNVFIISNSKSKYPVLQLDLRLISDLVVVIVSATCGGIAFACAGQPVITGYLLAGSIIGPGGLNLISEMVQVETVAQFGVVFLLFALGLEFSTAKLKVVRSVAVLGGLFQILLFMFLCGITVSLCGGKHSEGVFVGAFLSMSSTAVVLKFLMEKNSTNSLHGQVTIGILILQDCAVGLLFALLPVLEGNSGIVHGMLSMGKVVVVLLSFLAVLSILSRTCIPWLLKLMVSLSSQTNELYQLAAVAFCLLVAWCSDKLGLSLELGSFAAGVMISTTDLAEHTLEQIEPIRNLFAALFLASIGMLVNVHFLWTHVDILLASVILVIIIKTTIVTTVVKGFGYNNKTALLVGISLAQIGEFAFVLLSRASNLHLIEGKLYLLLLGTTALSLVTTPLVFKMIPAVVHLGILLKWFSPDSTIEKGEIVRSESSKQRMILMSRQSHSS
- the LOC104735193 gene encoding K(+) efflux antiporter 6-like isoform X2, encoding MVEGGGGRRRRSSEVVILLLLLSLFLCFSVASPRSFSDSDLFEETVSVNSSSVVASLNGSSSLVKPKEGSFADIIDRALEKEFNESDQNEGADPGSFNNSVAGQQAVLETVARVKSTKKNETKEEKHFQLHDVFNLNNDNRAEDTPTLIDRKDNVFIISNSKSKYPVLQLDLRLISDLVVVIVSATCGGIAFACAGQPVITGYLLAGSIIGPGGLNLISEMVQVETVAQFGVVFLLFALGLEFSTAKLCGGKHSEGVFVGAFLSMSSTAVVLKFLMEKNSTNSLHGQVTIGILILQDCAVGLLFALLPVLEGNSGIVHGMLSMGKVVVVLLSFLAVLSILSRTCIPWLLKLMVSLSSQTNELYQLAAVAFCLLVAWCSDKLGLSLELGSFAAGVMISTTDLAEHTLEQIEPIRNLFAALFLASIGMLVNVHFLWTHVDILLASVILVIIIKTTIVTTVVKGFGYNNKTALLVGISLAQIGEFAFVLLSRASNLHLIEGKLYLLLLGTTALSLVTTPLVFKMIPAVVHLGILLKWFSPDSTIEKGEIVRSESSKQRMILMSRQSHSS